One Lysinibacillus fusiformis genomic window carries:
- a CDS encoding adenosylcobinamide amidohydrolase, translating to MLRKEDIQIFEHYVAIQTVSPMKVVSSAIHNPGFGYYTHIMNRSVPYTYDERKPHLELQQFLKSEGFPAANTVAMMTAVYARYATIREFTYEGLHLVIMITAGLGNAVDITRAFHRQEQYHAGTINTWVLINGKLSDEALFQAMISTTEAKVKALIDENITDPTTGTQATGTSTDSLLIASTEEGDYHQYAGPITMLGKVIGHGVYETMREAIQKYKKDKEENPL from the coding sequence GTGTTACGCAAGGAAGATATTCAGATATTCGAACATTATGTTGCCATTCAGACAGTATCACCTATGAAGGTTGTTTCTTCAGCTATACATAATCCTGGTTTTGGCTATTATACACATATCATGAATCGCTCGGTACCATATACCTATGATGAACGAAAACCACACCTCGAATTACAGCAGTTTTTGAAGTCGGAAGGCTTCCCAGCTGCGAATACTGTGGCAATGATGACGGCTGTATATGCACGCTATGCAACGATACGTGAGTTTACATATGAAGGCCTACATCTTGTTATCATGATCACAGCAGGGCTAGGCAATGCCGTCGATATTACCCGCGCCTTTCATCGTCAGGAGCAGTATCACGCTGGAACGATTAATACATGGGTGCTAATAAACGGCAAATTGTCAGACGAGGCATTGTTTCAAGCAATGATTTCTACAACTGAAGCAAAGGTTAAGGCACTCATTGATGAAAATATTACAGACCCTACAACAGGCACACAGGCAACAGGTACTTCTACGGACAGTTTGCTAATTGCGTCGACAGAAGAAGGAGACTACCATCAATATGCGGGGCCAATTACAATGCTAGGTAAAGTTATTGGACATGGTGTTTACGAAACGATGCGTGAGGCCATTCAAAAATATAAAAAAGATAAAGAGGAGAATCCGCTATGA
- the cbiB gene encoding adenosylcobinamide-phosphate synthase CbiB translates to MIVLIIACIIGLVFDLAVGDPPKMPHPVRWIGKLIQSQTELWNKGKMRKTRGMVMALAVVGTTMFVVTAILLLCYQVSLIFGILVEGLLIGIGLAQRSLKEAAMAVYEPLVKGDFAEARIKLSWIVGRDTEKLNEDEIVRGVVETVSENTSDGVTAPLFYAFLFGAVGLWGYKAVNTLDSMIGYKNDKYQDFGMFAAKLDDVVNFIPSRLTGLLMVLGTKNETTVSLGQRLKRWAQDAKKHPSPNSGYLEAATAVQLGVQLGGKNTYQGVPSYRATMGEKVVPLTKEHIATSVIHMRIATLLFTLVMLVMEVLIFAIA, encoded by the coding sequence ATGATTGTACTGATTATTGCCTGTATTATCGGGCTCGTATTTGATTTAGCTGTAGGCGATCCTCCTAAAATGCCACATCCTGTTCGCTGGATAGGAAAGCTTATTCAATCTCAAACGGAATTATGGAATAAAGGCAAAATGCGCAAAACGCGTGGTATGGTGATGGCACTTGCTGTTGTGGGCACGACCATGTTTGTTGTCACGGCCATTTTACTACTTTGCTATCAGGTTAGTTTAATATTCGGCATACTCGTCGAAGGTTTATTGATTGGTATTGGGCTGGCACAACGAAGCTTGAAAGAAGCAGCGATGGCCGTATATGAACCACTTGTAAAAGGAGATTTTGCAGAGGCTCGTATTAAACTATCATGGATTGTCGGACGTGATACAGAAAAGTTGAACGAAGACGAGATTGTACGTGGGGTCGTAGAAACAGTTTCTGAAAATACAAGCGATGGGGTAACAGCCCCGTTATTTTATGCCTTTTTATTTGGTGCTGTCGGTTTATGGGGCTATAAGGCGGTTAATACGCTTGACTCGATGATTGGCTATAAAAACGATAAGTACCAAGACTTTGGCATGTTTGCCGCAAAACTTGATGATGTCGTGAATTTTATTCCAAGTCGTTTAACAGGTTTACTGATGGTTCTTGGCACGAAAAATGAAACGACTGTGTCACTTGGACAGCGTTTAAAACGTTGGGCACAGGATGCAAAAAAGCATCCAAGCCCAAATAGTGGTTATTTGGAAGCGGCAACAGCCGTTCAACTTGGTGTACAGCTGGGTGGGAAAAATACGTATCAAGGTGTACCATCATATCGAGCAACGATGGGGGAGAAGGTAGTCCCATTAACGAAGGAACATATCGCAACATCGGTTATTCATATGCGTATTGCCACGTTGCTCTTTACACTTGTCATGTTAGTAATGGAGGTGTTGATTTTTGCAATTGCCTAA
- a CDS encoding pyridoxal phosphate-dependent aminotransferase: MQLPNHGANPQNVYQQLGLTMPAEVYDFSENVNAAGPPMFVEARWRTYYPLIQRYPDPDGEPFLSKVAKFHQVEKNAVLLGNGASELFSVLARRYANKRVIIVHPTFSEYERTLQAAGAVIVPIMVEDILQYTLPIDHLLREMSNADALYICTPNNPTGVLPKKEELLQIMAYGAQVNCELVLDEAFIDWVSEDYSLIGYVSTHPHVIVVRSMTKMYAIPGLRLGYLVASNTIVSELKTMLSHWNLNAFALVIGADCLDEQEYCQQAIAYAQTQREWLQSFLRKNGCQVTNSVTNYVCFALPINQQAEPFFSHCLASGVVLRHTKNFLGLNGEWFRIGIKDMSAMTYLQNCLQAWFKMYEG, encoded by the coding sequence TTGCAATTGCCTAATCATGGAGCAAATCCGCAAAATGTCTATCAACAATTAGGGCTTACGATGCCCGCAGAAGTATATGATTTTAGTGAAAACGTCAACGCTGCTGGGCCTCCTATGTTTGTAGAGGCGCGCTGGCGGACGTATTATCCGTTAATTCAACGCTATCCTGATCCAGATGGCGAGCCGTTTTTATCAAAGGTGGCAAAGTTTCATCAAGTTGAGAAAAATGCAGTGCTTCTTGGAAACGGAGCGTCCGAGTTATTTAGTGTCCTCGCAAGACGTTATGCAAATAAGCGTGTGATTATCGTGCATCCAACTTTTTCTGAATACGAACGGACGTTACAAGCAGCGGGTGCGGTTATCGTCCCAATTATGGTGGAGGATATTCTACAGTACACGTTGCCAATCGATCATTTACTACGAGAAATGAGTAACGCAGATGCCCTTTATATTTGCACACCCAATAATCCAACGGGTGTGTTACCAAAGAAAGAGGAGCTTCTACAAATAATGGCTTATGGAGCGCAAGTAAATTGTGAGTTAGTATTAGACGAAGCGTTTATAGACTGGGTAAGTGAAGACTACTCATTGATAGGTTATGTCTCTACTCATCCACATGTCATCGTCGTTCGGTCCATGACAAAAATGTATGCAATCCCGGGACTGCGACTAGGCTATTTAGTAGCAAGTAACACCATCGTCTCTGAGCTTAAGACCATGCTATCTCATTGGAATCTTAATGCTTTTGCTCTTGTTATTGGCGCAGATTGTTTGGATGAACAGGAATATTGCCAGCAGGCAATAGCGTATGCACAAACTCAGCGGGAGTGGCTGCAAAGTTTTTTACGAAAGAATGGCTGTCAGGTGACGAATAGCGTGACAAATTATGTATGTTTTGCATTGCCAATAAATCAGCAAGCAGAACCATTTTTCTCGCATTGTCTAGCATCGGGTGTAGTACTACGCCATACGAAAAATTTCTTGGGTTTAAATGGCGAATGGTTCCGAATTGGGATAAAGGATATGTCAGCTATGACCTATTTACAAAACTGTTTACAAGCGTGGTTTAAAATGTATGAGGGGTGA
- a CDS encoding histidine phosphatase family protein, translating into MTTFFLVRHGETVWNKEQRLQGWLDSPLSEQGIQHAKKLGQQLKDIQFAAAYSSSSGRAKETLQFLLADRALPCYFEDDLREIFLGKWQGKTIEDILVTNRFDYELYTDYPAQFIATHTESFGAVTERAMYTLKNIAEKYPHENILIVSHGVTIKCIINVILERGINQLWSAPIIEGTSVTIVERLNQQWVIKDIGSTKHLR; encoded by the coding sequence GTGACAACTTTTTTTCTAGTTAGACACGGTGAGACAGTATGGAATAAGGAACAACGATTACAAGGATGGCTTGATTCCCCCTTATCAGAACAGGGCATTCAACATGCTAAAAAGTTAGGGCAACAATTAAAGGACATTCAATTTGCTGCCGCTTATAGTAGCTCAAGTGGTCGTGCCAAAGAAACATTGCAGTTTTTACTAGCAGATAGAGCACTTCCTTGTTATTTTGAGGATGATTTACGGGAGATTTTTTTAGGGAAGTGGCAAGGGAAAACGATAGAAGATATCCTCGTAACAAATCGTTTCGACTATGAGTTGTATACTGATTATCCTGCACAATTCATTGCAACCCATACTGAAAGTTTTGGTGCGGTAACGGAACGTGCGATGTACACGTTAAAAAATATTGCAGAAAAGTATCCACATGAAAATATTTTAATTGTGTCACATGGTGTAACGATTAAGTGCATCATCAATGTAATACTAGAACGCGGCATTAATCAGCTTTGGTCGGCACCTATTATTGAGGGGACAAGTGTGACAATTGTTGAACGACTTAATCAGCAATGGGTGATAAAGGATATTGGCAGTACGAAACATTTACGATAG
- a CDS encoding bifunctional adenosylcobinamide kinase/adenosylcobinamide-phosphate guanylyltransferase, producing MFITGGVRSGKSHFAEKAAIRHYQNESLMAKRLLYIASGVAMDGEMEKRILRHQADRQAQDTVWHTIEAPYQIEEAFDRLCDGDVVLWDCVTTWLTNAFYEGFDSGRMCVEKPGCLEKKLQSLQEAVLTLLEKKVTLFVVSNELFDEPPYTSEEVELYRQMLGKLHQWFVSVANEAYEINYGIVKKWK from the coding sequence ATGTTCATAACAGGTGGTGTCCGCAGTGGCAAGTCACATTTTGCTGAAAAAGCTGCTATTCGTCACTATCAAAACGAGTCGTTAATGGCTAAACGGCTCCTATATATTGCATCTGGGGTAGCGATGGACGGTGAAATGGAGAAACGCATTTTGCGGCATCAGGCAGACCGACAAGCGCAAGATACTGTATGGCACACTATAGAAGCACCTTATCAGATAGAGGAAGCTTTCGACAGACTGTGTGATGGAGATGTAGTACTTTGGGATTGTGTAACGACATGGCTGACAAATGCATTTTATGAGGGCTTTGACTCGGGGAGAATGTGTGTGGAAAAGCCCGGTTGTTTAGAAAAAAAGCTACAATCCTTGCAGGAGGCAGTATTGACGTTACTTGAGAAAAAGGTGACGCTTTTTGTCGTGTCCAATGAACTATTTGATGAGCCTCCGTATACTAGTGAAGAGGTCGAATTGTATCGACAAATGCTCGGGAAATTACATCAATGGTTCGTTTCTGTCGCAAATGAGGCATATGAAATTAATTATGGTATCGTAAAGAAATGGAAATGA
- the cobS gene encoding adenosylcobinamide-GDP ribazoletransferase, with product MKNIWHSILLAFQFFTVLPVHKEIPLSKVTITGMFACLPWIGALMGTVVAATIYSLTQWTASSDVLLAFVIVGLFALFTGGLHLDGFIDMGDAYFSYRDREKRLEILDDPRVGAFGVLSILFLMLGKIVVLHELFVQEKLSLWMLVFIPLLTRVGMSFYFMSLNCSKEKGLAYFFKTRIKHGVLTGLMFVTLAIALSGIFYVTGFSLVPLILVAVLAIAFVVFRQFSLRNFGGVSGDLLGASIEGMEVVLWVTLLLCA from the coding sequence ATGAAAAATATATGGCACAGCATACTGCTCGCATTTCAATTTTTTACAGTTTTGCCTGTACATAAAGAAATTCCGTTATCTAAAGTGACAATTACAGGCATGTTTGCCTGTTTACCATGGATAGGGGCGCTCATGGGAACCGTGGTGGCAGCAACTATTTATAGTTTAACGCAGTGGACGGCAAGTAGTGATGTGTTACTCGCCTTTGTCATTGTCGGATTATTCGCGTTATTTACTGGGGGATTACATTTAGACGGTTTTATTGATATGGGGGATGCTTATTTTTCGTATCGAGATCGTGAGAAGCGGCTTGAGATTTTAGATGATCCACGTGTTGGGGCGTTTGGTGTCCTATCGATTCTGTTTTTAATGCTCGGGAAAATCGTTGTGCTTCATGAACTATTTGTGCAAGAAAAGCTGTCGCTTTGGATGCTCGTTTTTATTCCATTATTGACAAGGGTAGGTATGAGCTTTTACTTTATGTCTCTGAACTGTTCAAAGGAAAAAGGGCTTGCGTACTTTTTCAAAACGCGTATTAAGCATGGGGTGTTAACGGGCTTAATGTTTGTAACGCTAGCAATTGCGCTTAGTGGGATATTCTATGTGACAGGCTTTTCACTTGTCCCGCTTATACTTGTTGCCGTATTGGCCATTGCGTTTGTGGTGTTTCGACAGTTTAGCTTGCGCAATTTCGGTGGCGTATCGGGTGATTTGCTGGGGGCCTCAATTGAAGGAATGGAGGTCGTGCTATGGGTGACGTTGTTACTGTGCGCTTAA
- a CDS encoding histidine phosphatase family protein, whose amino-acid sequence MGDVVTVRLMRHAPTRENLEKRYIGWTDSSLADPAALPTLDTEVDKVYGSDLLRCRETAARYFPQASYSADVRFRESNFGDFEGKTYDELKSDSRYCAWLDDPIQTTPPNGEGFDVFCARVIEGFKALPKEVEDTVLVVHGGVIRALLVAFAPIEKPFWSYHVPHDKMFTLRFTQDAWKEGARCMSLSEVLITEKPTM is encoded by the coding sequence ATGGGTGACGTTGTTACTGTGCGCTTAATGCGACATGCACCTACACGGGAAAATTTAGAGAAGCGCTATATTGGTTGGACAGATTCGTCCTTGGCAGATCCAGCAGCGCTTCCTACTTTGGATACAGAAGTAGATAAAGTGTATGGCAGTGATTTACTGCGTTGTAGAGAAACGGCTGCACGCTATTTTCCACAAGCAAGCTATAGTGCGGATGTACGATTTCGAGAGTCTAATTTTGGAGATTTTGAAGGAAAAACCTATGATGAATTAAAGTCGGATAGCCGTTATTGTGCATGGCTAGATGATCCAATCCAAACTACGCCGCCAAACGGGGAAGGATTTGACGTATTTTGTGCACGTGTCATTGAGGGCTTCAAAGCGTTGCCAAAAGAGGTGGAGGATACGGTTCTTGTCGTGCATGGTGGGGTGATTCGAGCTTTACTAGTGGCATTTGCGCCGATAGAAAAACCTTTTTGGTCGTATCATGTGCCACACGACAAAATGTTTACTTTAAGGTTTACGCAAGATGCATGGAAGGAGGGGGCGAGATGCATGTCTTTATCGGAGGTGCTTATAACGGAAAAACCGACTATGTAA
- a CDS encoding bifunctional adenosylcobinamide kinase/adenosylcobinamide-phosphate guanylyltransferase — translation MHVFIGGAYNGKTDYVMRELEGQKVALVDGVLPDYAPSCDVVVIKNLEKWLVTQNLEADDMIVAQLLTRLKALEENCALFIIVTDMGRGVVPMEKQARLLRDTCGRLYQVLFTEAERVVRIWYGIAEQIK, via the coding sequence ATGCATGTCTTTATCGGAGGTGCTTATAACGGAAAAACCGACTATGTAATGCGTGAGCTTGAAGGACAAAAGGTTGCTCTTGTGGATGGCGTTTTACCCGATTATGCACCGAGTTGTGATGTAGTCGTTATAAAAAACTTAGAAAAATGGCTTGTGACACAAAATCTTGAGGCAGATGACATGATTGTCGCTCAACTTTTGACACGACTAAAGGCCCTTGAAGAAAATTGCGCATTGTTTATAATTGTGACCGATATGGGGCGTGGCGTTGTGCCGATGGAAAAACAGGCACGATTATTACGTGACACATGTGGTCGTTTGTACCAGGTGTTATTTACTGAAGCTGAACGAGTCGTTCGTATTTGGTACGGCATCGCTGAACAGATCAAATGA
- a CDS encoding ECF transporter S component — MDRQKLMSLSLTAMVAAICAVGAVIKIPSFVSTAALDAAPAFLSVVFLSPVLAGVAGLIGHFITALTSGFPLGPLHIIIAVEMFIVVWVFGVMHKKGLHFWKWPVALLLNGVVSPIPFYFIISPAFYWGALASIFMATVINLVIVAVVMPILSKVFVRKEGRAH; from the coding sequence ATGGATCGACAAAAATTAATGAGCTTGTCGTTAACCGCGATGGTTGCGGCTATTTGTGCAGTTGGGGCAGTCATTAAAATCCCGTCGTTTGTATCAACGGCGGCACTCGACGCAGCACCTGCATTTTTAAGTGTTGTGTTTTTATCGCCTGTCTTAGCAGGTGTGGCGGGCTTAATAGGACATTTTATTACAGCATTAACATCTGGCTTTCCGCTTGGACCTTTGCATATTATTATCGCAGTCGAAATGTTTATTGTAGTTTGGGTATTCGGTGTTATGCATAAAAAAGGACTACATTTCTGGAAATGGCCTGTAGCACTTTTATTAAATGGTGTCGTTTCACCAATACCGTTTTACTTTATCATTAGCCCTGCATTTTATTGGGGAGCATTAGCAAGTATTTTCATGGCAACCGTTATTAACTTAGTAATCGTCGCTGTTGTAATGCCGATACTTTCAAAAGTGTTTGTACGTAAAGAAGGGCGAGCGCATTGA
- a CDS encoding ribonucleoside-diphosphate reductase subunit alpha yields MTIQIEQQIAKLKLNYTEDELESFVRLSDRWLRKNENATFEAWADAMILQTLSLIDEEEPFWTFVAAQIYLEKLYDQFAMRRGVAVEDVYQVFPAQLARYTEAGLYHQCLTTKYSEQELIELASYLQQSRDELFTYIGLKTLMDRYVVRDYTKTPVELPQERWMVIAMTLMQDETENRLDKVRESYWAMSNLYMTVATPTLSNAGKTHGQLSSCFIDTVDDSLQSIYDTNTDVATLSKYGGGIGVYMGKIRSRGSSIKGFKGASSGVLPWIKQLNNTAVSVDQLGQRQGAIAVYLDVWHKDVFTFLDLRLNNGDERLRAHDIFTGLCLPDLFMEAVEAREDWHLFDPHEVREVMGFSLEDFYDEKKGDGSFRENYKACIANPLLSREVVPAIDIMKRIMRSQLETGVPFMFYRDEVNRMNPNKHEGMIYSSNLCTEIFQNMSATEFESITLEDDVIVTRRKPGDFVVCNLSSVNLGKAVPAEVLERLIPIQVRMLDNVIALNTIPVKQAERTNARYRGIGLGTFGWHHLLALKEIQWESDEAVDYADKLYEQIAYLTINASNELAREKGAYPLFEGSDWQTGAYFEKRGYSSDKWQALRVAVATTGMRNGYVMAIAPNSSTSILAGSTATIDPIFQKSYSEEKKDYKIPVTVPDLTPVTTWYYKSAYFIDQNWTIKQNAARARHIDQGISLNLYVQNTIKAKDLLALHLNAWASGVKTTYYVRSTSVELLECESCAS; encoded by the coding sequence ATGACAATTCAAATCGAACAGCAAATAGCTAAGTTAAAGTTAAATTATACGGAGGATGAGCTAGAAAGTTTTGTAAGGTTATCGGATCGATGGCTACGAAAAAACGAAAATGCCACGTTTGAAGCATGGGCAGATGCGATGATTTTACAAACGCTTAGTCTAATTGACGAAGAAGAACCCTTCTGGACATTTGTTGCTGCGCAAATATATTTAGAAAAATTATACGATCAATTTGCCATGCGTCGCGGCGTTGCTGTGGAAGATGTCTATCAGGTATTTCCCGCGCAGCTCGCAAGATATACAGAAGCTGGACTTTATCACCAATGTTTAACAACGAAGTACAGTGAGCAGGAGCTAATTGAACTAGCGTCCTATTTACAACAAAGCCGAGATGAGTTGTTTACGTACATCGGGTTAAAGACATTAATGGATCGCTATGTCGTACGTGATTATACGAAAACACCAGTGGAGCTACCACAGGAGCGATGGATGGTCATCGCGATGACGCTCATGCAAGATGAAACTGAAAATCGCTTAGATAAGGTTCGTGAATCCTATTGGGCAATGAGTAATTTATATATGACCGTTGCAACGCCTACTTTATCCAATGCCGGGAAAACACATGGTCAACTTTCTAGTTGCTTTATCGATACGGTAGATGATAGCTTGCAAAGTATTTATGATACGAATACCGATGTCGCAACATTATCGAAATATGGTGGAGGTATTGGCGTCTATATGGGTAAAATTCGTAGTCGTGGCTCATCTATTAAAGGATTTAAAGGTGCGTCGAGTGGCGTGTTACCTTGGATTAAACAGCTCAATAATACAGCTGTGTCTGTAGATCAGTTAGGGCAACGTCAAGGGGCAATTGCGGTGTATTTAGATGTTTGGCATAAGGATGTCTTTACGTTTTTAGATTTGCGCTTGAATAATGGAGATGAGCGACTGCGAGCACATGATATTTTCACGGGGCTTTGTTTACCAGATTTATTTATGGAAGCGGTTGAGGCACGGGAGGATTGGCATTTATTTGATCCACATGAAGTACGTGAAGTAATGGGCTTCTCCTTAGAAGATTTTTATGATGAGAAGAAGGGTGATGGCTCGTTCCGAGAGAACTATAAGGCATGTATTGCGAATCCGTTATTGAGCCGTGAAGTTGTGCCTGCAATCGATATTATGAAACGAATTATGCGTTCGCAACTGGAAACTGGTGTGCCGTTTATGTTTTATCGTGATGAAGTGAATCGTATGAACCCGAATAAGCATGAAGGAATGATTTATAGTTCGAATCTGTGTACGGAGATATTCCAAAATATGTCTGCTACTGAATTTGAGTCGATTACATTAGAGGACGATGTCATCGTTACACGTCGAAAACCTGGGGATTTCGTGGTGTGCAATTTATCTTCTGTGAATTTAGGCAAGGCTGTACCGGCTGAAGTGTTAGAACGTTTGATTCCAATTCAAGTACGTATGCTCGATAATGTCATTGCATTAAATACAATTCCAGTTAAACAAGCAGAGCGTACAAATGCACGTTATCGCGGAATTGGGCTTGGTACATTTGGCTGGCATCATTTACTTGCTTTGAAGGAAATTCAATGGGAATCAGATGAGGCAGTCGATTATGCAGACAAGCTTTATGAGCAAATTGCCTATTTAACGATAAATGCATCCAATGAATTGGCACGTGAAAAAGGAGCATATCCATTGTTTGAAGGCTCGGACTGGCAAACCGGTGCGTACTTTGAGAAACGTGGCTATAGCAGTGACAAGTGGCAAGCATTACGTGTAGCTGTGGCAACGACTGGCATGCGTAATGGTTACGTGATGGCGATTGCACCTAATTCATCGACATCAATATTAGCTGGTAGTACCGCAACGATTGATCCTATTTTCCAAAAGAGTTACTCAGAGGAGAAAAAAGACTACAAAATCCCTGTAACAGTTCCAGATTTAACGCCAGTAACAACTTGGTATTACAAGTCTGCTTATTTTATTGATCAAAATTGGACGATTAAGCAAAATGCTGCGCGAGCGCGTCATATTGACCAAGGGATTTCTCTTAATTTATATGTTCAAAATACCATTAAAGCGAAGGATTTACTCGCATTGCATTTAAATGCTTGGGCAAGTGGTGTGAAAACTACTTATTATGTGCGCTCGACATCTGTAGAGTTGCTAGAATGTGAGTCTTGTGCAAGCTAG
- a CDS encoding ribonucleotide-diphosphate reductase subunit beta, whose protein sequence is MTTITKRQIMDKEAPNRSTAIVNGRSSNILNWDDVRFNWAYPKYKKMLGNFWTPFEINMSNDVKQFPALSVDEQESFLKIIGLLALLDSVQTDFAGKVADYLTDSSLNALMIILAQQEVIHNHSYSYVLSSIVNKDEQDRTFDFWRTEPVLERRNDFVIKGYQAFSEEPTVENMLEAIVYDVILEGLFFYSGFAFFYHLARNQKMVASSTMINYINRDEQLHVDLFVKIYQELLEEYPEYDTPERAARVQAIFREAVQLEIDWANEVIGDKIEGLDVDDVHDYVHFYANVRCNQLGVERPFEGYRKNPLKWIKAYEDVDLGKTDFFEQRSRQYVKVNVEDNGFDDL, encoded by the coding sequence ATGACAACAATTACTAAACGACAAATTATGGATAAAGAGGCGCCAAACCGTTCGACTGCAATTGTTAACGGGCGTTCTTCAAACATTTTAAACTGGGATGATGTACGCTTTAATTGGGCGTACCCAAAATATAAAAAAATGCTGGGCAACTTTTGGACACCATTTGAAATCAATATGAGTAATGATGTGAAACAATTTCCTGCGTTGTCGGTGGATGAGCAGGAGTCATTTCTGAAAATTATCGGCTTACTTGCTCTTTTAGACAGTGTGCAAACAGATTTTGCAGGCAAAGTAGCAGATTATTTAACAGATTCTAGTCTGAATGCCCTGATGATCATTTTAGCGCAACAGGAAGTTATTCATAATCATTCCTATTCATATGTGCTTTCAAGTATCGTTAATAAAGATGAACAGGATCGCACATTCGACTTTTGGCGCACAGAACCCGTACTGGAACGCCGCAATGATTTTGTCATTAAGGGCTACCAAGCGTTTTCTGAGGAACCAACCGTTGAAAATATGCTTGAAGCAATTGTCTATGATGTGATTTTAGAAGGACTCTTCTTCTACTCGGGCTTTGCCTTCTTCTATCATTTAGCACGCAATCAAAAAATGGTTGCTTCATCGACGATGATTAATTATATTAATCGCGATGAGCAGCTTCATGTGGATCTTTTCGTGAAAATTTATCAGGAATTATTAGAAGAATATCCTGAATATGATACGCCAGAAAGAGCAGCGCGTGTGCAAGCTATTTTCCGCGAGGCGGTGCAACTTGAAATCGATTGGGCCAATGAAGTAATTGGTGATAAGATTGAAGGTCTTGACGTGGATGATGTCCATGACTATGTTCATTTCTATGCCAATGTGCGTTGCAATCAACTAGGCGTGGAGCGTCCATTTGAGGGTTATCGCAAAAATCCATTGAAATGGATCAAGGCTTATGAAGATGTTGATTTAGGTAAAACTGATTTCTTTGAGCAACGATCACGCCAATATGTGAAGGTCAATGTAGAAGATAACGGCTTTGATGATTTGTAA